The following proteins come from a genomic window of Carassius gibelio isolate Cgi1373 ecotype wild population from Czech Republic chromosome B8, carGib1.2-hapl.c, whole genome shotgun sequence:
- the opn7c gene encoding opsin 7, group member c — protein sequence MHLKFCLKLYLTHSISPLQMGNVSKTALFVSTISRQQDILMGSIYSVFCVLSLLGNGILLFVAYRKRSSLKPAEFFVVNLSVSDLGMTLSLFPLAIPSALAHRWLFGEVACLCYAVCGVLFGLCSLTNLTALSSVCCLKVCVPNYGNKFSSSHACVMVVGVWCYASVFAVGPLARWGSFGPEPYGTACCINWYTPSHDALAMSYIISLFIFCYVIPCTIIILSYTFILLTVRGSSQAVQQHVSPQTKVSNAHALIVKLSVAVCIGFLTAWSPYAIVAMWAAFSANEQVPPTAFALAAILAKSSTIYNPMVYLLFKPNFRKSLSKDTQTIRHRICLSHSKASPTAGVKDRQVQNFQQCNNKDASTSTPFSSGHAESYGACHVSVEAEPRLQQISPQRTARILEGTVQSEIPVRQLTDRMQNDLL from the exons ATGCATTTGAAGTTCTGTTTGAAACTCTATCTGACACATTCTATTTCTCCCCTGCAGATGGGCAATGTGTCAAAAACTGCCCTGTTTGTATCCACAATCTCCAGACAGCAAGACATCCTCATGGGATCAATTTATTCAGTGTTCT GTGTCTTGTCGCTCCTGGGAAATGGCATACTGTTGTTTGTAGCCTACCGTAAGAGGTCATCTTTGAAGCCAGCAGAGTTTTTCGTTGTGAACTTGTCTGTGAGTGATCTAGGGATGACCCTGTCTCTGTTTCCTCTGGCCATCCCATCTGCTCTAGCACACAG ATGGTTGTTTGGGGAGGTAGCATGTCTGTGCTATGCTGTGTGCGGGGTTTTATTTGGCTTATGCAGCCTAACAAACCTGACTGCTTTGTCTTCAGTATGCTGTCTCAAAGTCTGCGTCCCAAATTACG GTAACAAATTCTCATCCAGCCATGCTTGTGTGATGGTGGTTGGGGTTTGGTGTTACGCCTCTGTCTTTGCTGTGGGACCTTTGGCCCGGTGGGGCAGTTTTGGACCAGAACCGTACGGAACCGCCTGCTGCATAAACTG GTACACTCCATCCCACGATGCCCTAGCCATGTCTTACATCATCAGtctctttattttttgttatgttatTCCCTGTACCATCATCATCCTCTCTTACACCTTCATCCTACTGACAGTGAGGGGGTCTAGCCAAGCCGTTCAACAGCACGTCTCTCCACAAACCAAAGTGTCCAATGCACACGCTCTTATTGTCAAG ctgtcaGTGGCTGTGTGTATTGGCTTCCTTACGGCTTGGAGCCCGTATGCCATTGTTGCCATGTGGGCTGCGTTCAGTGCCAATGAGCAGGTCCCACCCACCGCCTTTGCGCTGGCAGCCATCCTGGCCAAATCTTCCACCATTTACAACCCTATGGTTTATCTCCTCTTCAAACCCAACTTTCGCAAATCACTGAGTAAGGATACCCAAACCATCCGCCACAGGATTTGTTTGAGCCATAGTAAAGCCAGTCCCACAGCAGGAGTAAAGGATCGGCAGGTACAGAACTTTCAGCAGTGCAACAATAAGGATGCCAGCACCTCCACACCCTTTTCCAGTGGACATGCAGAGAGTTATGGGGCATGTCATGTCTCTGTAGAAGCAGAGCCACGTCTTCAGCAAATAAGTCCTCAGAGAACTGCGCGTATTCTGGAGGGCACCGTTCAGAGTGAAATTCCAGTGAGACAACTGACTGACAGAATGCAAAATGACCTCCTGTGA